From a region of the Triticum aestivum cultivar Chinese Spring chromosome 7D, IWGSC CS RefSeq v2.1, whole genome shotgun sequence genome:
- the LOC123169923 gene encoding uncharacterized protein, giving the protein MAAKTTSCFTFLKEALVLPTRNPKLFAPILIFVAAIAFLIPAVNVVFIQPLTAEMLHHVAEMQTTDPSSAEYARLLEEIRQEARELVLIAVALTVVTLPLVFAKQILAFSAASTTYSGDRYSLAELLRRVTKWANLRGPLVTVGVVTALQLTFMALLGVYLSAVMRHAGVLSVQGAVFVLAFLAFMYFGVVAVVGVAVSVADEGCRGVRALGRAWRLMTRVRRKEGALLAAVMVLLPTVVSPVYALALTYARKSMAVGLYLLFGYALLSAAVQVFYIAAATVYYYEAMESKEVVVTFHGYAKIPSGEGEANV; this is encoded by the coding sequence ATGGCTGCCAAGACCACCTCATGCTTCACCTTCCTCAAGGAAGCGCTGGTCCTCCCCACGCGAAACCCCAAGCTCTTCGCCCCCATCCTCATCTTTGTGGCCGCCATCGCCTTCCTCATCCCCGCGGTCAACGTGGTCTTCATCCAGCCGCTCACCGCCGAGATGCTGCACCACGTCGCCGAGATGCAGACCACCGACCCCTCGAGCGCCGAGTACGCCAGGCTCCTGGAGGAGATACGTCAGGAGGCCAGGGAGCTCGTCCTCATCGCCGTCGCCCTCACGGTCGTCACCCTGCCGCTCGTCTTCGCCAAGCAGATCCTCGCCTTCTCCGCGGCCTCCACGACGTACTCCGGCGACCGCTACTCCCTCGCGGAGCTCCTCCGCAGGGTGACCAAGTGGGCCAACCTGAGGGGCCCTCTCGTCACCGTGGGCGTGGTCACCGCGCTCCAGCTCACGTTCATGGCGCTCCTGGGCGTCTACCTCTCCGCCGTCATGCGCCACGCGGGGGTGCTCTCCGTGCAAGGCGCGGTCTTCGTCCTCGCCTTTCTCGCCTTCATGTACTTCGGGGTCGTGGCCGTGGTGGGCGTCGCCGTGTCGGTGGCCGACGAGGGGTGCCGCGGCGTGCGCGCGCTCGGGCGGGCGTGGCGGCTCATGACGCGGGTGAGGCGGAAGGAGGGCGCCCTGCTGGCGGCGGTGATGGTCCTCCTGCCGACCGTTGTGAGCCCGGTGTACGCGCTCGCGCTCACGTACGCCAGGAAGAGCATGGCGGTGGGGCTGTACCTGCTGTTTGGGTACGCTCTTCTGTCTGCTGCGGTGCAGGTGTTCTACATCGCGGCGGCTACGGTGTACTACTATGAGGCCATGGAGAGCAAAGAGGTGGTGGTGACTTTTCATGGCTATGCCAAGATACCTTCCGGTGAGGGTGAGGCAAATGTCTGA